The Salegentibacter sp. Hel_I_6 region ATGTTTTTCCATAATTTCCGAAAAGGGATTTTTTACTCCCAAATCTAGGATTTTGGCAGGCGCCGGTACATTGGATTCTAAAAATTCTAAAGTTTCTTTATAACGTTTGTTAGGAAAAGTGTTTTCGTACATCTTAATATTGGTAAACAATCGCATTCACATTCATCCCGGCCCCAACGCTGGCGAACATGATTACATCTCCTTTCTCAAGATGCTGATCGGCAATTTTATTTCTTACCACAAGATCGTAAAGAGTGGGTACTGTAGCCACACTGCTATTTCCTAATTCCTGGATGGTCATTGGCATTACCCTGTCTGGCACTTCCTCTTTATGAAGTTTGTAAAAGCGTTTTATAATCGCTTCGTCCATCTTCTCGTTGGCCTGGTGAATAAAGATCTTTTTGAGGTCTTTTATATCCTTTCCGCTATTTTCCAGGCAGATTTTCATCGCCCCGGGAACGTGCATTAGGGCAAATTCATAGATCTTGCGTCCGTTCATTTTAATATAGCGTAAATCGTCTGGAGCTTCAGTCCGGTTAGATTTTCCAAAATAAATATAATTGGCTTCATTAAAAGCATAAGTACCAGATTCGTGAGCGAGAATTCCCCCTTCTTCTTCTGTTTCTTCTAAAACCACGGCACCGGCGCCATCAGAAAAAATCATAGAATCACGGTCGTGTTTATCTACCACTCGAGATAAAGCTTCAGCTCCAATTACCAAACATTTTTTTGCCATTCCAGCTTTAATAAATGCCTGTGCCTGTATCATACCTTCAATCCAGCCGGGACATCCAAAAAGCACATCATAACCCACACATTTTGGGTTTTTAATGCGTAAATGATATTTAACTCTGGTGGCTATACTTGGTACAGTATCGCTCTGAATACTTTCGTGTTTAACATCTCCATAATTGTGAGCTACAATAATATAATCTAAAGTTTCAGGATCTGTTCCTGCATCTTCCAAAGCTTTTTGGGCAGCAATTACAGCCATATCTGAAGTATTTAAATTTTCCTCCAAATAGCGCCTTTCTTCAATTCCTGTAATAGCTTTAAACTTAGCAATTGTTGTCTTATTATCCTGCGGAAAACCTGTTCCGTCAAGATTGTAGAATTCATGATTGTCAAAGTCAGCATTTGCGGTTATAACTTTGGGGATATAACTACCTGTGCCGGTAATTTTAATATTCATCTGACTTTTAAATTAAGATTAAACTCCGAATGTACTAATTACAAATATAGTGAGCTTTAAACAAAATGGAAAAATAAACTGAAAGGTGACGAAAGTCACAAAATGAAAGATGCCTGAAAATAGTGTCGGAATTATTTCCGAATAAAACTTTCAGGCATCTTTAAAAACTTATGCATCCATATACTCCTCAATAGGAGGGCAGGTGCACATTAGGTTTCTGTCTCCAAATGCTTCGTCTACACGTCTTACGCTTGGCCAGAATTTGTTTTCTGATACATAATTTAACGGGTAAGCTGCTTTTTCTCTTGTGTAAGAGAATTTCCATTCATCTGAAGTTAGCATGGTAATAGTATGCGGTGCATTTTTAAGCACGTTATCTTCTTCGCTATCCAGTTCTTCAATTTCCTGTCTAATGGAAATTAATGCATCACAGAATCTATCCAGTTCAGCTTTGCTTTCACTTTCGGTAGGTTCTATCATCATGGTTCCAGCCACAGGGAAAGAAACAGTAGGGGCATGGAAGCCGTAATCTATCAATCGCTTGGCGATATCTACCACTTCAATTCCATTTTCTTTAAATGGACGACAATCTAAGATCATCTCGTGAGCGGCGCGGCCACGTTCTCCAGAATATAATGTTTTATAATGCTCGTTTAAACGCTCTTTTATGTAATTGGCGTTAAGAATTGCATATTCCGTTGCTTTTTGAAGTCCTTTGCTGCCCAACATGGTTATGTATCCATAAGAAATAAGGCAAACCAAAGAAGAAC contains the following coding sequences:
- a CDS encoding 3-oxoacyl-ACP synthase III family protein; protein product: MNIKITGTGSYIPKVITANADFDNHEFYNLDGTGFPQDNKTTIAKFKAITGIEERRYLEENLNTSDMAVIAAQKALEDAGTDPETLDYIIVAHNYGDVKHESIQSDTVPSIATRVKYHLRIKNPKCVGYDVLFGCPGWIEGMIQAQAFIKAGMAKKCLVIGAEALSRVVDKHDRDSMIFSDGAGAVVLEETEEEGGILAHESGTYAFNEANYIYFGKSNRTEAPDDLRYIKMNGRKIYEFALMHVPGAMKICLENSGKDIKDLKKIFIHQANEKMDEAIIKRFYKLHKEEVPDRVMPMTIQELGNSSVATVPTLYDLVVRNKIADQHLEKGDVIMFASVGAGMNVNAIVYQY